The sequence below is a genomic window from Setaria italica strain Yugu1 chromosome IV, Setaria_italica_v2.0, whole genome shotgun sequence.
ctcgccacatccaccgttggactccacctcgctctcgtcgcctcgaaAAGACATCGcacgcgggggcctcgccacgcctACCACATAACTCCATGTCACGGATCCATTTTTTTTGTCGCCGTTGGAAGTTGACCAATGTTGCCCCGCTACCAAAGGTCTCCATCAAGAAGCCAAGCCACCGCCACAAGTTGACTTTGTCTTGTTGCTCAACCCGCGCACATAGCTCCGCTGTTATGCCAGCATGCCAAAGAAGTCGCTTGCGCTGTCTACCAACAATGTACCGCACCGGAGTAGCCCAGCAGAGCCGAGCAACCTGCCACAGTCCGCTGCAGGCGTAGTCGTCCCACGATGACATTGCCGCAAGCGCCCTCCTCCGACACGGTCCCACGCCGCACTGACAGCTGCCAAGCAACACTAGCCGCCACGGTCCGTTGCAAGCAGCCAATTCGACAAACATGCGGCTACTCTTGGCTGCAACCACAATCACGATCACGTCTACGTGAGCTGGGCAACCCCCGTCAAGCTTGCCATCCCGCACGATGTCGCCTTGCTACACCGCAAGTCCGTCGCGGCGGGACCGTCGCCACCAGGTGCAACCTCCCATGACCAACGGCGTCACCAAAAATTTCATAGGCTGAGTTAGGTCTCTAAAATGACGCCACCAAGGAGGGCACGATGCCAATGGTGCCATTATCACTCATCCAGAATTTCgatagggttttcacccagagaaccccgtGCAGTAGGGATAGAGCTCCAACATGATGTCACCAACGGGGAGAACGACGCCctagggcgccgccgccatcgccaccagCAAGATTGCCGCCAAAAGCTTTCACCCGGAGCATCCCATCCCTAGCCGCTGCACGCACACAGCCCGACATTCCTAGAACCACAGCCATGGAAGCCCTCCCGAGGTGGCGCCGCCACCGTGCCTCTTCTCACCAAGCCGCTGTGCCcagcctcctcgccgtcgtAGCACTCTTCACACGCACGACCTTCCGCCGTTGCACGCCGCGCACGGCCACCCTACACCAGCTGCCGGGACTCCTTGCATATTAGGCCCCAAGAGTGCCGGATCCGGCTTGCAGGGCTCCGGATCGGCCTCCCGTGGGGTTTCGCCACACAGGATCTGTCGCGGgagagccgcgccgcgccgcacgcTGCTTCCACTCCTCCTAGCCACGCatcgggccgccgccgcgcggtcaCCGCGCCCCTCACCAGGCTGCCGCAACGCTGCCGCCTCACGCCTCGCTGGGTCACCTCCGCGCCTCATGTCCGGGTTGCCGCTCGCACCGCCAGGCCACCTTCGCACCCCACGCCGGGCCACCTTCATGCCCCGCGtcgggccgccaccgccgtgcgGCCCCTCGCGCCATCAGTGCGCCTCGACTCACCGCGCCTTCGCACCACCTCACACGCATGCGGTCGCTGTCGGGCTGCCACCTCGCACGCATGCGACAGTCGCCGGCCCCACGCCCATGGGCAGCCATCCTCGCGCTGCCTCCTCGCTCTGTGCCGCCATCGATGCCATACCACCAGCTCGCCCAACTTCTGCCGCAGCCGCACGCTCATCACCATCTCGCGTCCGACAGCCGGCAAGGGAGGGCCATGTTCGCCCCCCGaagctgcccccccccccccccgatttCACCTCGAGCACGCCTGATCTGGATAGGGGCTCGCCAGATCCGGTGACGAGCCACGCGGATCCGACCATGGGAGAGCCGAATCCGAGCGCAGTTTGCCGCAGCTCGTCGGGACATCCCTGCTGCTGGATAGTGCCACCTCTGGTAGGAGCTCTGAAGGACAGAGgatccgccgccaccttcctcgCGGCTGCGTGGGCTTCCGGCAGctcgctccggcggcggcaacgagaGGGAGGATgggggagggaggtggcggcagcagccggGGTCAGGTGCCGCCCGACCGCGACGGAAGGAATTCCATGGCAGTTGCGGCGGTGCACCTCCCCTCACACACAGCACGAGTGCAAGACGTAGGCTTTGGCTTCCGTGTCAAATTCCGTCGAGCTGTCCGCTGTACGTGTTCAGGGTTTCAAGCTCGCGGTCTTGACAATCCGGCTCCTCCGTATCTACCTAAAATCGTGCAGGCCTCGTCAAACCGGAATGACCCACAAGTTCTCGTCATCTTAAAAGCCCCTTTTGACAAACCTAATGACGCAGTGTTGACGCAGTCATCGTCTACCAAAGAAGTCATTGGCGTGACATGCTCAAGCTTTCTTCACATCAGACGACTATACTGCACGTACATATACATGGCacggcggcgtgccggcgtcTACGTAGACGCGCCAAACTCATACCGTATCAGTGACGTATATCCATCCAATCGATGACAGATTTGTGTACTCTATCCATCCAAACCCACACGAATTGTTCTACTTGGCGGCGGCGCACTCCGGCGGCGGGCCCTGCCGGAACCTGTACTTGTCGGTGCAGTAGTCGTAGATCATGTAGCTGGCCCGCGCCCGCCGGAGCTCCTCCTGCCCGGCGGCGTCGAGCTCCTGGAACATCCAGGCGCCGCCGGCCCTCGCGCACGCCGCGGCGTCGCTCCCCGCGCACCCGGCCGCGGCGAGCCCCCTGTACGACGCCACGAACGGCGCCTTGGACCAGTCCGTCCTGACGCGCCCGCCCTGCGTCGCCCACTCCTCCGCGTCCCACACGCTCGCGTACACCCGCATCGGCTGGCTCGTCGGGAACGGCACCCCCGCGGCGGACGCCGCAAGGTTGCGGAAGTCGCGGATGGGCGTGCCGTCGACGTAGAAGACGATGTGGCTCGGGTTCCACACCACGGAGTAGGTGTGGAAGTCCTTGGTGGGATCGAACCACATACGGAACTGCTGCTCCCGGCCACCCTTCCCCTGGCTGTACACGTTGGTGTGCACCGTGTAGGGTTCCCCGCTCGCGTTCCCCAGGAACTCGAAGTCGATCTCGTCGTGCTGCGACCCCTGCGACGACAGCTGCAAGAACACCATGGGTTAGCAGATTAATTGAGATGTTCATTAAGCGAGGGGGAatcgagacggcggcggcggcggcgtacgtaGAAGGTGGTGACGGTGCCGGCGGAGTCGCCGGGGACGAGCTTGAGTTGCATGTCGAAGCGGCCGTAGAGGTACTGGTTCTTGGACTGGAACCCGGAGCCGGAGGACCTGTCCATGGACAGCGTCAGGAGCTGGCCGCCGTCGAGGATCTTGCCGCGGCCGTCGCCCCAGGTGATGTCCACGTCCTGGTAGAAATTGCCGGCGGCGCTCGCGCCGCCCGCGAGCAGCAGCACCGCCGAGCATAGAACACCAAGAGCCACCGTTCTCATCAGCTTGGGACCAGAAGCCATCGCTGCCGGCATCTATCGATCTGTGGCTTTGAGACTCTCAGCCGCCTCTGGCTGGCGTCCTAGGAAAGGACACCAATGCTTCAGTTCCTTGGCTTTGTGATGGATGGCGTGACCAAGAGGCGATCAGGTCGCAGTATTTATAGCCCACCGGATGCATCCTTTCGGTCCGATGGTTGGACCAGAGGGAGAGAGCATCGCAGGGGCATGTTGGTACGTGAGCTGGATCCATCATCCATCGAATGGTATGCGGCTCGCCGACGTTGACACGgcgccgatcgatcgatcgatcgagccaCACGGCTCTGCCTTCTTGCTTCCGGGCATCAGTTTTGTTTGGACGCAGGGGCTCGATCGATGATGGCGTACCAAGATTACATTGATGCTGCACGCACAACGGCACAGGGAATCAAGGATGGATTATGGCTGGGGCTCGCCGGCCTGCAAGATTGTTCGGCAGATGTTCTCGTCAGGACGTCAGCTGTTTTGCTGCCCAGCTCGAGAGCCGTGAGCGACGctcgcacgcacgcacggccAACTTTCAAGAACTTGCAAATCTGAAACTGTTGGCAGAAGCCTGCAGCCAGCTTTGCCGGTACAAACTGATGCTGATCCaattcaaaagaagaaaaaaagaagagaaatggATGCTGTTAGGAGAAGAAAGCGTCTAGCAGTATCGGATTAGGACCAAGATTGTGAGATTCTTGGGTACATGCATGATGGGCTCCATGCACGTATCTCGTTGGTACACGTCTTGTTCATGATCTTAGCTTTAGCACCGGAATTTTAATTGGGACTGCTTAACCGCTAGCTAAATTAGCACACACCAGAAACAAAAAATTGAAGAATCACAGTACAGTATATCCCAATCTGAATTTACAGCTCCTTGTTTCTTAGCGCGCCACTGTATGTCGATGGACGTGCCCATTTTTATCGTCTCTGCGAGTGACTCCAAAGCCTTTCAACCCTCTGAATACGCCAGGAGCGCAGTGTGATGGAAGTATTTCCGGTCAGAGACGGTCAGCCGGCTGCGGACTGAGTAGACCTGTTACTGTCTTTCGAAATCATCCCACTGTACATCACAAACAACTCGTGTTGAGGACTTGGATAAGAAAGAACGGCTAGCGCGGccagcactagtagagaattggctttccatacacccccttttgtcccggtttaaagttggcccgggacaaaaggttcaccaaccgggactaaaactcggtcactggtggggggctcaccaaccgggaccttttatcccggttgcaaaggctagtaggaaaaaaaaactctgagaggcattttatcccggtttgaaacaccaatcgggataaaagacccccccttttatcccggttggtaacaccaaccgagataaaagggtcaagagccttttatcccggtttgtaataccaaccgggataaaaggggatcatttatcccagttggtgtctcaaaccgggataaaagggtcccccaacgaggtgactggaaggtggctggaaggggattaaatcctcgaacccttttatcccggttggaaacaccaaccgagataaaagggggtcatttatcccggttggtgtttccaaccgggataaaagggtcccccacgagttaatacaaaaggatagtatcccctacatagttagatgtggtgtgtaggtgggatggcaaggaagctacacgcgaggctggaggttgtgggttcgaatccaacgaaccgcgcacgcgcatatttcgcgtgaaaaatcgcgtgacttgtgacttgtggcTTGCGCgtgggggggcctcctgggagctcgggaattttttttttttgcaacgtcGGCCGTGGgtgaccccttttatcccggttggataaaagggggtcttttgtcccggttgagtgacccgggataaaagacccccccttttgtcccggttggtttatcccggatgcattttcgggatctttgcaccctaccaaccgggactaaagcccaattctctactagtgcagcTGTAGATGTTAAAAAAAGTTGTGAGTCTGACCATCGAGTCTACCTTTACCACACCAAGAAATATCCTACTGCCGAGTATGTATCCTTTGTGAAAACAAAGGAGAGCTaagttttgaaattttttatgCACTAAATTGTTGCTTTGAAAATTTTCATGATATTTTTCGCAGGATGGAGCATTCGATACCCCCTCCTTGGAATATAGCTAGTTTTAAAGTTTGTCATAAGTCAAACATTGTTATCTTTAATGACTATAAAAATAATCCATTCAAAATAGAATAAGCTATACATTTTATGATAGTTGGTTTCACAATGAATTTACTAACATCAGTTTACGTTGTCAATCTTTATGTTTTTCCTATTC
It includes:
- the LOC101772149 gene encoding probable xyloglucan endotransglucosylase/hydrolase protein 23 — translated: MPAAMASGPKLMRTVALGVLCSAVLLLAGGASAAGNFYQDVDITWGDGRGKILDGGQLLTLSMDRSSGSGFQSKNQYLYGRFDMQLKLVPGDSAGTVTTFYLSSQGSQHDEIDFEFLGNASGEPYTVHTNVYSQGKGGREQQFRMWFDPTKDFHTYSVVWNPSHIVFYVDGTPIRDFRNLAASAAGVPFPTSQPMRVYASVWDAEEWATQGGRVRTDWSKAPFVASYRGLAAAGCAGSDAAACARAGGAWMFQELDAAGQEELRRARASYMIYDYCTDKYRFRQGPPPECAAAK